The DNA sequence GGATCTCGTCGAGCGCGCGCAGGCCGGTGAGGCGGACGCCTTCGGCCGCCTGTACGACCAGTACAGCGACACCGTGTACCGGTACATCTACTACCGCGTGGGCGGCAAGGCGACCGCGGAGGACCTCACCAGCGAGACCTTCCTCCGCGCGCTGCGCCGCATCTCCACGTTCACCTGGCAGGGCCGCGATTTCGGCGCCTGGCTGGTCACGATCGCTCGCAACCTGGTCGCCGACCACTTCAAATCCAGTCGTTTCCGACTGGAAGTGACCACCGGCGAAATGCTCGACGCCAACGAGGTGGCGCGCAGCCCCGAGGACTCCGTCCTGGAGTCCCTCTCCAACGCCGCACTGCTCCAGGCCGTGCGGCGACTCAACCCCCAGCAGCAGGAGTGCGTGACCCTGCGGTTCCTCCAAGGCCTCTCGGTCGCCGAGACCGCGCGGGTGATGGGCAAGAACGAGGGCGCGATCAAGACCCTCCAGTACCGGGCCGTACGGACGCTCGCCCGGCTCCTGCCGGACGACGCCCGCTGATCGACCTCTGCGTGACCGTCCCGTCACGCACTGGTCCGATCATCTTTCGTGCGTAACCCAAGTGCCGAGCGCCTCGTTGTGCCGGTTGCAGGCCCCCTGTCGTCGCCCCCTGTCCGTCTCCACTCACTCCATCGAGTGGAAACGCTCAAGGTGTGCAACCTTCCGGACCGCCAGGGGAGTCGACCGTCATGACGAGAGGAGGTGCCGCCAGTGATCGCAAACGTTTCGGCACACCGGCGGGCGAACGCCTTCGCCCAGGCCCTGGAAGAGCAGACCCTCCAGGGTGCGGCGGCCGTACAGCC is a window from the Streptomyces sp. MMBL 11-1 genome containing:
- a CDS encoding ECF subfamily RNA polymerase sigma factor, BldN family, with amino-acid sequence MYPHVGVDASGLATLRASVIDRLRGFVPTAYAVPAFATPAPAGPCYALAERGAAVGRRSTRAASTTSTVRRPTADSDSARMMDLVERAQAGEADAFGRLYDQYSDTVYRYIYYRVGGKATAEDLTSETFLRALRRISTFTWQGRDFGAWLVTIARNLVADHFKSSRFRLEVTTGEMLDANEVARSPEDSVLESLSNAALLQAVRRLNPQQQECVTLRFLQGLSVAETARVMGKNEGAIKTLQYRAVRTLARLLPDDAR